The following coding sequences are from one Deinococcus apachensis DSM 19763 window:
- the folE gene encoding GTP cyclohydrolase I FolE — protein sequence MTTPPTISAAEERQEVPGLRVLTQDWLAAIGEDPDREGLQKTPHRVAKAWSFLTAGYHKTLADAAGDAVFAADGSEMVIVKDIEFYSMCEHHMLPFYGRAHIAYIPDGKILGLSKFARIVDLYSRRLQVQERITTQIADAVEELLNPRGVAVLMEGVHLCMAMRGVQKQNSSTTTSAMRGLFKEDARTRAEFMSAVQTTLRGR from the coding sequence GCGTCCTAACCCAGGACTGGCTGGCCGCCATCGGCGAGGACCCCGACCGCGAGGGCCTGCAAAAGACGCCGCACCGCGTGGCGAAAGCCTGGAGCTTCCTGACCGCCGGGTATCACAAGACGCTCGCCGACGCCGCCGGGGACGCCGTGTTCGCTGCCGACGGCTCTGAAATGGTGATCGTGAAGGACATTGAGTTCTACTCCATGTGCGAGCACCACATGTTGCCCTTCTACGGCCGGGCGCACATCGCCTACATTCCCGACGGCAAGATCCTGGGCCTGAGCAAATTCGCCCGCATCGTGGACCTCTACTCGCGCCGCCTCCAGGTGCAGGAGCGCATCACCACCCAGATCGCCGACGCGGTGGAGGAGTTGCTGAACCCCCGTGGCGTCGCGGTGCTGATGGAGGGCGTTCACCTGTGCATGGCGATGCGCGGCGTGCAGAAGCAGAATTCGAGCACGACCACGAGCGCCATGCGCGGCCTCTTCAAGGAGGACGCCCGCACCCGCGCCGAGTTCATGAGCGCGGTGCAGACCACGCTGCGGGGGCGCTGA